Proteins encoded in a region of the Methylobacterium radiotolerans JCM 2831 genome:
- a CDS encoding ATP-binding protein — translation MSADLPLAQPARPGAPGPETEALRQIVDAAAGLILRLDGAGRVTFASAGGRSILGAGAEGLVGHPLRDALHPEDAGALADAAGAGRSDTALVRMRGDPGWVATVLVVRAIAGTADRVVTVRAASEPEQTYANLRTSRDHYRALVDTLPQLVWMERADTGETIYVNQAFEAYCGPIPTTRAARTDRFHPEDAGRIAGAYAKARVQGRSSEIQGRVADRAGRFRWHQFVVRPLHMGSDLIGWLGSALDIDEIVSAREALVEKGELLRLAQEAAGAGLFDLDLASRDLILSPDSARRLGFSGDRPAVVNVAEGMRRVVPADRAATLRAVRAAAAERRTFDVAFRVPDAGGGCRWIQAIGRPHRDRDGVAARIVGLTLDITARKDGERALIAAKAAAEAARAEAERADAAKTEFLSAMSHEIRTPLNAVIGFAGLLAESGRLDGDLRRYAELAATAGANLRTVVDDILDFSSVEAGAINLDPEPVALRPLVDACLGIVEAPARAKGLDLVAQIDAAVPDRLVCDPGRLRQILLNLLNNAVKFTPRGRVTVDLFHEEAGPRGDTIRFSVTDTGIGIAPDRQERLFQRFSQADSSIRRAYGGTGLGLAISRRLVELMGGTMGLVSAEGRGSTFWFALTLPRAPAAAAPVRSAPARPGRTGRILLVEDVEINRELACTVLRAAGHVVDVAADGIGAVRAVEAAPYDLVLMDVQMPRLDGMMATRLIRCLPGPAARVTVVAMSANVLPDQVQAFRAAGMDDHFGKPFEPQELCAAVARWLGDPAGESADAAPEDEPTLDRARYADNMALIAPDTLARLLGQFQSRAREAFAAPDPGTAGTAAGRATLRAEAHALAAASGLLGFMPLSRACAALEQAGDDVTFDALLARARDLAVAAVAETRTLLSGGPASLRTASGAR, via the coding sequence ATGAGCGCAGACCTGCCCCTTGCCCAGCCCGCCCGCCCCGGCGCCCCCGGTCCGGAGACCGAGGCCCTGCGCCAGATCGTCGACGCCGCGGCCGGGCTGATCCTGCGCCTCGACGGTGCGGGTCGGGTGACCTTCGCGTCCGCGGGGGGCCGGTCGATCCTCGGCGCGGGCGCCGAAGGCCTGGTCGGGCATCCGCTGCGCGACGCCCTCCACCCGGAGGATGCCGGCGCCCTCGCGGACGCCGCGGGCGCGGGCCGGTCCGACACGGCGCTCGTGCGGATGCGGGGTGATCCGGGCTGGGTCGCGACGGTGCTGGTCGTGCGCGCGATCGCCGGCACGGCGGATCGGGTCGTCACGGTCCGCGCGGCCTCGGAGCCGGAGCAGACCTACGCGAACCTGCGCACGAGCCGCGACCATTACCGGGCCCTCGTCGACACGCTGCCGCAGCTCGTCTGGATGGAGCGGGCCGACACGGGCGAGACGATCTACGTCAACCAGGCCTTCGAGGCCTATTGCGGCCCGATCCCCACCACCCGCGCGGCCCGCACGGACCGGTTCCACCCCGAGGACGCCGGCCGGATCGCCGGGGCCTACGCCAAGGCCCGCGTGCAGGGCCGGTCGAGCGAGATCCAGGGCCGGGTCGCCGACCGGGCCGGCCGCTTCCGCTGGCACCAGTTCGTGGTCCGGCCCCTGCACATGGGCAGCGACCTGATCGGCTGGCTCGGCTCCGCCCTCGACATCGACGAGATCGTCAGCGCCCGGGAAGCGCTGGTCGAGAAGGGCGAGCTCCTGCGCCTGGCCCAGGAGGCGGCGGGCGCGGGCCTGTTCGACCTCGACCTCGCGAGCCGCGACCTGATCCTGTCGCCCGACAGCGCGCGCCGCCTCGGCTTCTCGGGGGACCGTCCGGCGGTGGTGAACGTCGCCGAGGGGATGAGGCGGGTCGTCCCCGCGGATCGCGCCGCGACCCTGCGGGCGGTGCGGGCGGCCGCGGCCGAGCGCAGGACCTTCGACGTCGCGTTCCGGGTGCCGGACGCGGGCGGCGGCTGCCGCTGGATCCAGGCGATCGGGCGCCCCCATCGCGACCGCGACGGCGTCGCGGCGCGGATCGTCGGCCTGACCCTCGACATCACGGCCCGGAAGGACGGCGAGCGCGCGCTGATCGCCGCCAAGGCGGCGGCCGAGGCGGCCCGCGCCGAGGCCGAGCGCGCCGACGCGGCCAAGACCGAGTTCCTCTCGGCGATGAGCCACGAGATCCGCACGCCGCTCAACGCGGTGATCGGCTTCGCCGGGCTGCTGGCCGAATCCGGCCGGCTCGACGGCGATCTCCGGCGCTACGCGGAACTCGCCGCGACCGCGGGGGCGAACCTCCGCACCGTCGTGGACGACATCCTGGACTTCTCGTCCGTCGAGGCGGGGGCGATCAACCTCGACCCCGAACCGGTCGCGCTACGCCCCCTCGTCGATGCCTGCCTGGGCATCGTCGAGGCGCCGGCCCGCGCCAAGGGCCTCGATCTGGTCGCCCAGATCGACGCCGCGGTGCCGGACCGGCTGGTGTGCGACCCCGGGCGGCTGCGGCAGATCCTGCTGAACCTCCTCAACAACGCCGTGAAGTTCACGCCGCGGGGCCGGGTGACCGTCGACCTGTTCCACGAAGAGGCCGGTCCGCGCGGCGACACGATCCGCTTCAGCGTGACCGATACCGGGATCGGGATCGCGCCGGACCGCCAGGAGCGGCTGTTCCAGCGCTTCTCGCAGGCCGACAGCTCGATCCGCCGCGCGTATGGCGGCACCGGCCTGGGGCTGGCGATCAGCCGGCGGCTGGTCGAACTGATGGGCGGCACGATGGGTCTCGTCTCCGCGGAGGGACGCGGCTCGACCTTCTGGTTCGCCCTGACCCTGCCGCGGGCGCCGGCCGCCGCGGCCCCCGTCCGGTCGGCGCCGGCGCGGCCCGGACGCACCGGGCGCATCCTCCTGGTGGAGGACGTGGAGATCAACCGCGAGCTGGCCTGCACCGTGCTCAGGGCCGCCGGTCACGTCGTCGACGTCGCGGCCGACGGTATCGGGGCGGTCCGCGCCGTCGAGGCGGCGCCCTACGATCTCGTGCTCATGGACGTCCAGATGCCGCGCCTCGACGGCATGATGGCGACGCGGCTGATCCGCTGCCTGCCGGGCCCCGCCGCGCGGGTGACCGTCGTGGCGATGAGCGCCAACGTCCTGCCGGACCAGGTTCAGGCGTTCCGGGCGGCCGGGATGGACGACCATTTCGGCAAGCCGTTCGAGCCCCAGGAACTCTGCGCCGCCGTGGCGCGGTGGCTCGGCGACCCCGCCGGCGAATCCGCCGATGCGGCCCCGGAGGACGAGCCGACCCTCGACCGCGCCCGCTACGCGGACAACATGGCGCTGATCGCCCCGGACACGCTGGCGCGGCTCCTCGGACAGTTCCAGAGCCGGGCCCGAGAGGCGTTCGCGGCCCCGGATCCCGGAACCGCCGGCACGGCGGCCGGGCGCGCGACGCTGCGCGCCGAGGCGCACGCGCTCGCGGCCGCGAGCGGTCTCCTCGGCTTCATGCCGCTCAGCCGGGCCTGCGCGGCCCTGGAACAGGCCGGCGACGACGTGACCTTCGACGCGCTGCTCGCCCGCGCCCGCGACCTCGCCGTGGCGGCCGTCGCGGAGACCCGGACGCTGCTCTCCGGCGGCCCCGCGTCCCTCCGGACCGCCTCGGGAGCGCGGTGA
- a CDS encoding PilZ domain-containing protein, translated as MREAGDRRAAPRFPVTLSARVRDAGRSYRAAILDVSAGGLLMAMPDAFAAAPGTELVIDAAILGTVRARVVTTSARGVHVQVDADAEAYSLAVQRVSRIARSW; from the coding sequence ATGCGTGAGGCCGGCGACCGCCGCGCGGCGCCCCGCTTTCCGGTCACGCTCTCCGCTCGGGTCCGGGACGCGGGGCGCAGCTATCGGGCGGCGATCCTCGACGTCAGCGCGGGCGGCCTGCTCATGGCGATGCCCGACGCGTTCGCGGCCGCGCCCGGAACGGAGCTGGTGATCGACGCGGCGATCCTCGGGACCGTGCGCGCCCGCGTCGTGACGACCAGCGCGCGCGGGGTCCATGTCCAGGTCGACGCGGATGCAGAGGCCTACAGCCTCGCCGTGCAGCGGGTCTCGCGGATCGCGCGATCCTGGTAG
- a CDS encoding protein glxC, with amino-acid sequence MPTVDLRAEPLRALNRALHALRPDTNETRWTVVNPDGRHAIAAGLDAPVHVEIEGNAGYYCAGMNKRATVVIGGNAGVGVAENMMSGVVHVRGDASQAAGATAQGGLLLIDGNAGARCGISMKGVDILVKGSIGHMSAFMAQAGTLTVLGDAGEALGDSLYEARLYVRGAVTSLGADCVEKPMGDAHREQLFAKLAAAGLAGEVDPGEFRRYGSARSLYHFHVDNAGAY; translated from the coding sequence ATGCCGACCGTCGACCTGCGCGCCGAGCCGCTGCGCGCCCTGAACCGCGCCCTCCACGCCCTGCGTCCCGACACGAACGAGACCCGCTGGACAGTGGTGAACCCGGACGGACGGCACGCCATCGCGGCGGGCCTCGACGCCCCGGTCCACGTCGAGATCGAGGGCAATGCCGGCTACTACTGCGCCGGCATGAACAAGCGGGCCACCGTCGTGATCGGCGGCAATGCCGGGGTCGGCGTCGCCGAGAACATGATGTCGGGCGTCGTCCACGTGCGCGGCGACGCCAGCCAGGCGGCCGGGGCCACCGCCCAGGGCGGCCTGCTCCTGATCGACGGCAATGCCGGGGCGCGCTGCGGCATCTCGATGAAGGGGGTCGACATCCTCGTGAAGGGGTCGATCGGCCACATGTCGGCCTTCATGGCCCAGGCCGGGACACTGACGGTGCTGGGCGATGCCGGCGAGGCGCTGGGGGACTCGCTCTACGAGGCCCGGCTCTACGTCCGCGGCGCGGTGACGAGCCTGGGCGCCGACTGCGTCGAGAAGCCGATGGGCGACGCGCACCGGGAACAGCTCTTCGCCAAGCTCGCGGCCGCGGGCCTCGCGGGCGAGGTCGATCCGGGCGAGTTCCGCCGCTACGGGTCCGCGCGCAGCCTCTACCACTTCCACGTCGACAACGCCGGAGCCTACTGA
- a CDS encoding class II glutamine amidotransferase, which translates to MCGIVGLFLKTPSLEPQLGALLSTMLGTMTDRGPDSAGFAVYGDAAAGVKLTLRGADARALAAVVTRLEAETGQDCAARARDTHTVLSVDAAAADAVRAWLADHAPEIDVVSAGRRMEIYKEVGLPAAVADRFDLAGMAGSHGIGHTRMATESAVTTNGAHPFSTGLDECLVHNGSLSNHNDLRRRLRREGVHFATSNDTEVAAGYLSWRMRAGASLEEALQASLTDLDGFFTFVVGTRTGFAVLRDPIACKPAVMAETDAYVAFGSEYRALVGLPGIEAARVFEPEPAKVYAWERH; encoded by the coding sequence ATGTGCGGGATCGTCGGACTATTCCTGAAGACTCCGAGCCTGGAACCGCAGCTCGGCGCGCTGCTGTCCACGATGTTGGGGACGATGACCGATCGCGGCCCCGACAGCGCCGGCTTCGCCGTCTACGGCGACGCCGCCGCCGGGGTGAAGCTCACCTTGCGCGGGGCGGATGCGCGGGCGCTGGCCGCCGTCGTGACCCGGCTCGAGGCCGAGACGGGCCAGGACTGCGCGGCGCGCGCGCGGGATACCCACACGGTGCTGAGCGTGGACGCGGCGGCGGCGGACGCGGTCCGCGCCTGGCTCGCGGACCACGCGCCGGAGATCGACGTCGTCTCCGCGGGCCGGCGGATGGAGATCTACAAGGAGGTCGGCCTGCCCGCCGCGGTGGCGGACCGCTTCGACCTCGCCGGCATGGCGGGCAGCCACGGCATCGGCCACACCCGGATGGCGACCGAGAGCGCCGTGACCACGAACGGGGCGCACCCGTTCTCGACGGGGCTCGACGAGTGCCTCGTCCATAACGGCTCCCTGTCCAACCACAACGACCTGCGCCGGCGGCTGCGCCGGGAGGGCGTGCACTTCGCCACCAGCAACGACACCGAGGTCGCCGCCGGCTACCTGAGCTGGCGGATGCGCGCCGGCGCCTCCCTCGAGGAGGCCCTGCAGGCGAGCCTGACCGATCTCGACGGGTTCTTCACCTTCGTGGTCGGCACCCGGACGGGCTTCGCGGTCCTGCGCGACCCGATCGCCTGCAAGCCCGCCGTCATGGCCGAGACGGACGCCTACGTGGCCTTCGGCTCCGAGTACCGCGCCCTCGTGGGCCTGCCCGGTATCGAGGCCGCCCGGGTCTTCGAGCCGGAGCCCGCCAAGGTCTACGCTTGGGAGCGCCACTGA
- the glnT gene encoding type III glutamate--ammonia ligase, whose product MSLDLETAAKERGIKYFLVSYTDLFGTQRAKLVPAAAIASTCRNGAGFAGFATWLDMSPADSDLLAIPDADALIQLPWRPEVGWLPADLVMDERPVEQAPRNLLKRLIAEAADLGLAMKTGVECEFFLITADGAEPADMSDRQTKPCYDQSALMRRYDVISEICDAMLALGWNPYQNDHEDANGQFEMNWDYDDALVTADRHAFFKYMTRSIAEKHGLRATFMPKPFAELTGSGCHAHVSLWRDGRNVFADPSDPTGLSPTGYHFIGGLIHSADALAAITNPCVNSYKRINAPRTNSGATWAPNTVTYSGNNRTHMIRIPGPGRFEFRLADGAVNPYLLQAAILAAGLDGIRNHRDPGPRLDINMYTDGHTVEGLKRLPLNMLDALRALSGSAILGEALGPFVPSYLKLKNEEWNAYCQHLTQWERDTTLDC is encoded by the coding sequence ATGTCGCTCGATCTCGAGACCGCCGCCAAGGAGCGCGGCATCAAGTACTTCCTCGTCTCGTACACCGACCTGTTCGGGACCCAGCGGGCCAAGCTGGTCCCGGCCGCGGCGATCGCCAGCACCTGTCGGAACGGCGCGGGGTTCGCGGGCTTCGCCACCTGGCTCGACATGAGCCCGGCCGATTCCGACCTCCTCGCGATCCCCGACGCGGACGCGCTGATCCAGCTGCCCTGGCGCCCCGAGGTCGGCTGGCTGCCGGCCGACCTCGTCATGGACGAGCGCCCCGTCGAGCAGGCGCCCCGCAACCTGCTGAAGCGCCTGATCGCCGAGGCGGCGGATCTCGGCCTCGCGATGAAGACCGGCGTCGAGTGCGAGTTCTTCCTGATCACCGCCGACGGCGCCGAGCCCGCCGACATGTCCGACCGGCAGACGAAGCCCTGCTACGACCAGTCGGCGCTGATGCGGCGCTACGACGTGATCAGCGAGATCTGCGACGCGATGCTCGCCCTCGGCTGGAACCCCTACCAGAACGACCACGAGGACGCGAACGGCCAGTTCGAGATGAATTGGGACTACGACGACGCCTTGGTCACCGCCGATCGCCACGCCTTCTTCAAGTACATGACCCGCTCGATCGCCGAGAAGCACGGCCTGCGCGCGACCTTCATGCCCAAGCCGTTCGCGGAGCTGACCGGCTCGGGCTGCCACGCCCACGTCTCCCTCTGGCGGGACGGGCGGAACGTCTTCGCCGACCCGTCCGACCCGACCGGCCTGTCGCCGACGGGCTACCACTTCATCGGCGGCCTGATCCACTCGGCCGACGCGCTGGCGGCGATCACCAACCCCTGCGTCAACTCCTACAAGCGGATCAACGCGCCCCGGACCAATTCGGGGGCGACCTGGGCGCCCAACACGGTGACCTACTCGGGCAACAACCGCACCCACATGATCCGCATCCCCGGGCCGGGGCGGTTCGAGTTCCGCCTCGCCGACGGGGCCGTCAACCCGTACCTGCTCCAGGCGGCGATCCTGGCGGCCGGCCTCGACGGGATCCGCAACCACCGGGATCCGGGCCCGCGCCTCGACATCAACATGTACACCGACGGCCACACGGTCGAGGGCCTGAAGCGGCTGCCCCTCAACATGCTGGATGCCCTGCGCGCCCTGTCGGGCAGCGCGATCCTCGGCGAGGCCCTGGGCCCCTTCGTGCCGAGCTATCTCAAGCTGAAGAACGAGGAGTGGAACGCCTACTGCCAGCACCTCACCCAGTGGGAGCGGGACACGACCTTGGATTGCTGA
- a CDS encoding antibiotic biosynthesis monooxygenase: MSGATTSVSIVTQTTIRPESADAFARWQTDTSAVVAAFPGFIEQQLIPPRPPLQVDWVIVQRFHSLEQAKAWVASPERQARIQGATPMLVGRDDVHIVKDDASAARTSPVSAVISTRVKPGMEAAYLRWEQRIAAAQSRAPGMQGYRFEPAVPGVQEDYVAILRFDSEANLRTWMDSPERQALVAEAVPMTAEFHTRTVQSGFEQWFRNVAPPGGAAPAAWKMNMIVVLTLYPTVFLWGVLVGTPILAGLLKVDFPVALFIGNVFSVLLTSLMVPWTARRLDWWLTPDPARRTRVNLQGAALLTAAYAVMILVFWKLL; the protein is encoded by the coding sequence ATGAGCGGTGCCACAACGTCCGTCAGCATCGTGACGCAGACGACCATCCGGCCGGAGAGCGCGGACGCCTTCGCCCGATGGCAGACCGACACCAGTGCCGTCGTGGCGGCCTTTCCCGGCTTCATCGAGCAGCAGCTGATCCCGCCGCGCCCGCCGCTGCAGGTGGACTGGGTGATCGTGCAGCGGTTCCACAGCCTGGAGCAGGCCAAGGCCTGGGTGGCCTCCCCCGAGCGGCAGGCCCGCATCCAGGGCGCCACGCCGATGCTCGTCGGCCGCGACGACGTCCACATCGTCAAGGACGACGCCAGCGCGGCCCGGACCTCGCCGGTCAGCGCGGTGATCAGCACCCGCGTGAAGCCCGGCATGGAGGCGGCCTACCTCCGTTGGGAGCAGAGGATCGCGGCCGCGCAGTCGCGGGCGCCCGGCATGCAGGGCTACCGGTTCGAGCCGGCCGTGCCGGGGGTGCAGGAGGACTACGTCGCGATCCTGCGCTTCGACAGCGAGGCGAACCTGCGCACCTGGATGGACTCGCCGGAGCGGCAGGCGCTGGTCGCCGAGGCGGTGCCGATGACCGCGGAATTCCACACCCGGACGGTGCAGAGCGGCTTCGAGCAGTGGTTCCGCAACGTCGCGCCGCCCGGCGGGGCGGCGCCCGCGGCGTGGAAGATGAACATGATCGTCGTGCTGACGCTCTACCCGACCGTGTTCCTGTGGGGCGTCCTGGTCGGCACGCCGATCCTCGCCGGGCTGCTGAAGGTGGATTTCCCGGTCGCCCTGTTCATCGGCAACGTGTTCAGCGTGCTGCTCACCTCCCTGATGGTGCCCTGGACGGCCCGGCGGCTGGACTGGTGGCTGACGCCGGATCCGGCGCGGCGGACCCGGGTCAACCTGCAGGGCGCCGCGCTGCTGACCGCCGCCTACGCGGTCATGATCCTCGTGTTCTGGAAGCTGTTGTGA
- a CDS encoding FMN-binding glutamate synthase family protein, with protein MAETPPRTVPRTSATFTPEVMAEIRRAAATGIYDIRGAGAKRALPHLDDLLFLGASISRYPLEGYRERCGTEVVLGDRFAAKPIRLKTPVTIAGMSFGSLSANAKEALGRGASLAGTSTTTGDGGMTPEERGHSQTLVYQYLPSRYGMNPDDLRRADAIEVVIGQGAKPGGGGMLLGQKITERVAGMRCLPPGIDQRSACRHPDWTGPDDLAIKLEELREITDWEKPIYVKVGASRPYYDTALAAKSGADVVVLDGMQGGTAATQDVFIEHVGIPTLAAIRPAVQALQDLGLHRKVQLVVSGGIRSGADVAKVLALGADAVAIGTAALIALGDNDPRWEAEYAALGTTAGAYDDWHEGKDPAGITTQDPELARRLDPVLGGRRLANFLAVMTLEAQTIARACGKSHLHNLEPEDLVALTIEAAAMAQVPLAGTDWIPGKAGL; from the coding sequence ATGGCCGAGACGCCCCCGCGCACGGTCCCGCGCACCTCGGCGACCTTCACCCCCGAGGTCATGGCGGAGATCCGTCGGGCGGCCGCGACCGGCATCTACGACATCCGCGGCGCCGGCGCGAAGCGCGCGCTCCCGCATCTCGACGACCTGCTGTTCCTCGGCGCCTCGATCAGCCGCTACCCGCTGGAGGGCTACCGCGAGCGGTGCGGCACCGAGGTGGTGCTGGGCGACCGCTTCGCCGCGAAGCCGATCCGCCTGAAGACCCCGGTGACCATCGCCGGCATGAGCTTCGGCTCCCTCTCGGCCAACGCCAAGGAGGCCCTCGGCCGGGGCGCGAGCCTCGCCGGGACATCGACCACCACGGGCGACGGCGGCATGACCCCGGAGGAGCGGGGCCACTCGCAGACGCTGGTCTACCAGTACCTGCCCTCCCGCTACGGCATGAACCCGGACGACCTGCGCCGGGCCGACGCCATCGAGGTGGTGATCGGCCAGGGCGCCAAGCCCGGCGGCGGCGGCATGCTGCTCGGGCAGAAGATCACCGAGCGGGTCGCCGGGATGCGCTGCCTGCCGCCGGGCATCGACCAGCGCTCGGCCTGCCGCCACCCGGACTGGACCGGTCCGGACGACCTCGCGATCAAGCTCGAGGAGTTGCGCGAGATCACCGACTGGGAGAAGCCCATCTACGTGAAGGTCGGGGCGAGCCGCCCCTACTACGACACTGCCCTCGCGGCGAAGTCCGGCGCCGACGTCGTCGTGCTGGACGGCATGCAGGGCGGCACCGCGGCCACGCAGGACGTGTTCATCGAGCACGTCGGCATCCCGACCCTGGCGGCGATCCGGCCCGCCGTGCAGGCCCTCCAGGACCTCGGCCTGCACCGGAAGGTCCAGCTCGTGGTCTCCGGCGGCATCCGCTCCGGCGCCGACGTCGCCAAGGTGCTGGCGCTCGGCGCCGACGCGGTGGCGATCGGCACCGCGGCGCTGATCGCGCTCGGCGACAACGATCCCCGCTGGGAAGCCGAGTACGCGGCGCTCGGCACCACGGCGGGCGCCTACGACGACTGGCACGAGGGCAAGGACCCGGCGGGCATCACCACGCAGGATCCGGAACTCGCCCGGCGGCTCGACCCCGTGCTCGGCGGCCGGCGCCTCGCCAACTTCCTCGCCGTCATGACCCTGGAGGCGCAGACCATCGCCCGCGCCTGCGGCAAGAGTCACCTCCACAACCTGGAGCCCGAGGACCTCGTCGCCCTGACGATCGAGGCCGCGGCCATGGCCCAGGTCCCCCTCGCCGGGACCGACTGGATCCCCGGCAAGGCCGGGCTGTGA